The Lonchura striata isolate bLonStr1 chromosome Z, bLonStr1.mat, whole genome shotgun sequence genome window below encodes:
- the ESM1 gene encoding endothelial cell-specific molecule 1 isoform X2, with protein MKGFLFLTLLLMPVPAGAAWSAKYAVDCPDPCDSNACKSTARCKRTVLDDCGCCRVCAAALGETCYRTVSGMDGVKCGPGLKCQFYTEEDDFGDEFGICKDNDMASGDGNSVKEEFVKEKVNRSPVMKWLNPR; from the exons ATGAAGGGCTTCCTGTTCCTCACACTACTCCTGATGCCCGtgcctgctggagctgcttggAGTGCGAAATATGCAGTAGATTGCCCTGATCCCTGTGACAGTAACGCATGCAAAAGTACCGCACGTTGTAAGCGAACAGTGCTGGATGactgtggctgctgcagagtgtgtgcagctgctctgggggagaCTTGCTATCGTACTGTCTCGGGTATGGATGGTGTCAAGTGTGGTCCTGGGCTGAAGTGTCAGTTTTACACTGAGGAGGATGACTTTGGTGATGAATTTGGTATCTGCAAAG ACAATGACATGGCATCAGGGGATGGAAATTCTGTAAAAGAGGAATTCGTTAAAGAGAAAGTTAATCGCTCTCCAGTAATGAAATGGCTAAATCCTCGCTGA
- the ESM1 gene encoding endothelial cell-specific molecule 1 isoform X1 produces MEHLPLQDMKGFLFLTLLLMPVPAGAAWSAKYAVDCPDPCDSNACKSTARCKRTVLDDCGCCRVCAAALGETCYRTVSGMDGVKCGPGLKCQFYTEEDDFGDEFGICKECPYGSYGMECRKACNCPSGICDRVTGKCLTFPFFQLSASKPPNRRKISSHTDNDMASGDGNSVKEEFVKEKVNRSPVMKWLNPR; encoded by the exons ATGGAGCATTTACCCCTGCAAGACATGAAGGGCTTCCTGTTCCTCACACTACTCCTGATGCCCGtgcctgctggagctgcttggAGTGCGAAATATGCAGTAGATTGCCCTGATCCCTGTGACAGTAACGCATGCAAAAGTACCGCACGTTGTAAGCGAACAGTGCTGGATGactgtggctgctgcagagtgtgtgcagctgctctgggggagaCTTGCTATCGTACTGTCTCGGGTATGGATGGTGTCAAGTGTGGTCCTGGGCTGAAGTGTCAGTTTTACACTGAGGAGGATGACTTTGGTGATGAATTTGGTATCTGCAAAG agtgTCCCTATGGTAGCTATGGAATGGAATGCAGGAAAGCCTGCAACTGTCCCTCTGGCATCTGTGATAGAGTAACCGGGAAGTGTCTGACGTTCCCATTTTTTCAACTGTCTGCTTCAAAGCCTCCAAATCGACGAAAAATATCTTCACACACAG ACAATGACATGGCATCAGGGGATGGAAATTCTGTAAAAGAGGAATTCGTTAAAGAGAAAGTTAATCGCTCTCCAGTAATGAAATGGCTAAATCCTCGCTGA